The nucleotide window CGTTCGACGCCCTGCGCGAACTGGCCGACACGCTTTGAGCGCGGAGTAACCCATGACAACGACGCTTCGCCTCACTGAACGCCTTGGCCTGACCACACCGATCATTCAGGCACCGATGGCGGTGGCTTCCACACCGGCACTTGCGGCTGCCGTCTCCAACGCCGGTGGCCTTGGCTCTCTGGCCGTCGGTAATATTGACGCCACGGCGGCACGCAACATCATCCGCCAGACGCGCGCACTGACCGACCGACCGTTTAACGTCAACGTCTTCACGCACGTGCCGGCCAAGGCCGACGCGGCGCGCGAAGCCGCATGGCTCGACTATCTGGCGCCGGAGTTCGCACGATTCGACGCGAAGCCGCCCGCGTCGCTGCGCGAAATCTATCTGAGCTTCGTGGAAGACGTGGCGATGTACGAGATGTTTCTCGAAGAACGCCCGGCCGTCATCAGCTTCCACTTCGGTTTGCCCCCGCAAGACTGGATCGATGCGTTGCAAGCAGCGGGCATCGTACTGTTCGCCAGCGCCACGAACGAAGAAGAGGCTGCCGCCATCGAGGCGGCCGGCATCGATGCCATCGTCGCGCAAGGCTGGGAAGCGGGCGGGCATCGCGGACGCTTCAACGACGAAGGCGACCGTCAACGCACGCAAGACGAACAGTTGGGCACCTTCGCACTGGTGCGGCGGCTCGTCTCGCTGACGTCGCTACCGGTGATCGCGACGGGCGGCATCATGGACGGCGCAGGCATTGCCGCCGTCCTCGCACTTGGCGCACAGGCTGCGCAATTGGGCACGGCGTTCTTGCTTTGCCCGGAGTCCAGCGCGGATGCCGCCTATCGCGAAGCGCTCACGCGCAGTGAACCGCCCCGCACCGCGCTGATTCGCGCCATCTCGGGCCGCCCGGCACGCGGGTTCGTGAATCGCTTATGGGAACTCGAACAGGCGGCAGGACGCCCGGCGA belongs to Pandoraea norimbergensis and includes:
- a CDS encoding NAD(P)H-dependent flavin oxidoreductase, whose protein sequence is MTTTLRLTERLGLTTPIIQAPMAVASTPALAAAVSNAGGLGSLAVGNIDATAARNIIRQTRALTDRPFNVNVFTHVPAKADAAREAAWLDYLAPEFARFDAKPPASLREIYLSFVEDVAMYEMFLEERPAVISFHFGLPPQDWIDALQAAGIVLFASATNEEEAAAIEAAGIDAIVAQGWEAGGHRGRFNDEGDRQRTQDEQLGTFALVRRLVSLTSLPVIATGGIMDGAGIAAVLALGAQAAQLGTAFLLCPESSADAAYREALTRSEPPRTALIRAISGRPARGFVNRLWELEQAAGRPAIPDYPITYDAGKSLNAAAKAHKDSGYAAQWAGQAAPLARVLPAAELLGVLTRETREAITAAMRVS